A part of Microbacterium terregens genomic DNA contains:
- a CDS encoding Rv0909 family putative TA system antitoxin, which translates to MGIDDVVNQGKEFLEQNKDKIGEALKSDQAEDISDNALNAAADFVKKVAPDTVDQHVDGVRDNIDKAVGNEK; encoded by the coding sequence ATGGGTATCGACGACGTGGTGAACCAGGGCAAGGAATTCCTCGAGCAGAACAAGGACAAGATCGGCGAGGCGCTCAAGTCCGACCAGGCGGAGGACATCAGCGACAACGCGCTGAACGCCGCCGCAGACTTCGTCAAGAAGGTCGCCCCTGACACCGTCGACCAGCACGTCGACGGTGTCCGCGACAACATCGACAAGGCCGTCGGCAACGAGAAGTAG
- a CDS encoding SpaH/EbpB family LPXTG-anchored major pilin has product MTNTSKGRLGRLVAAVGVVAIATLGAVTIGGPASATDGPNIDPKATGSVTIHKYQQPAQPTTLPHDGTALTPEQLKGLQPLEGVTFSIAKVDAVDLATNAGWTLAEKLTVVAGKVTDGTTTFATTAVSAGATAADGTLAFPSLGLGVYLVTETGAGGNPIAVTSPPFLVSVPLPNAGKWLYDIHVYPKNSVTGVSKSVDDSTAFGLGQEVAWTVTGDIPNLAADGQLTKYDIVDTLDARLGYVSATVTAKTADGTSVPRDPADYVLTAPTAGSAGEVKVVATASGLDKLEAAAGGTVQLKIVTTVKSIEDGSIENSATLYVNDATVKADAVTYWGALKIFKYTGEKTALKGAQFQIFTSEADAIAKSDAVVVDGKATFTSPEDGMIVVPGLKAGVSGTDYWIVETQAPVGYTATAAPTKVTVKTGDIAGAQVVKVHNSQVPAYALPLTGGNGPLMFATGGGALVLVAVGAAFVIARRKAAAVRA; this is encoded by the coding sequence ATGACGAATACATCGAAGGGCCGTCTCGGACGGCTCGTAGCAGCGGTCGGAGTGGTCGCGATCGCGACGCTCGGCGCCGTGACCATCGGCGGACCCGCATCCGCGACGGACGGGCCGAACATCGACCCGAAGGCGACCGGCTCGGTCACCATCCACAAATATCAGCAGCCGGCCCAGCCGACCACGCTGCCGCACGACGGCACGGCCTTGACGCCCGAACAGCTCAAGGGCTTGCAGCCGCTGGAGGGCGTCACGTTCAGCATCGCGAAGGTCGACGCCGTCGATCTCGCCACGAACGCCGGCTGGACCCTCGCCGAGAAGCTCACGGTGGTTGCCGGCAAGGTGACGGACGGCACCACGACGTTCGCGACGACTGCCGTGTCGGCGGGCGCCACCGCCGCGGACGGCACCCTGGCCTTCCCGAGCCTCGGCCTCGGGGTCTACCTCGTCACCGAGACCGGCGCCGGCGGCAACCCGATCGCCGTCACCTCGCCGCCCTTCCTGGTGTCGGTGCCGCTGCCGAACGCCGGTAAGTGGCTCTACGACATCCACGTGTACCCGAAGAACTCCGTGACCGGAGTGTCCAAGTCCGTCGATGACAGCACCGCGTTCGGCCTCGGCCAGGAGGTCGCGTGGACCGTGACCGGAGACATCCCGAACCTGGCAGCGGATGGCCAGCTGACGAAGTACGACATCGTCGACACGCTGGACGCGCGCCTCGGTTACGTCTCCGCGACGGTCACGGCCAAGACGGCCGACGGCACGTCCGTGCCGCGCGACCCCGCCGACTACGTGTTGACGGCGCCGACCGCGGGCTCGGCCGGCGAGGTGAAGGTCGTCGCGACGGCGTCAGGCCTGGACAAGCTCGAAGCCGCCGCCGGCGGAACCGTGCAGCTGAAGATCGTGACCACCGTGAAGTCGATCGAAGACGGCTCCATCGAGAACTCCGCCACGCTGTACGTCAACGACGCGACAGTGAAGGCCGACGCGGTCACGTACTGGGGTGCGCTGAAGATCTTCAAGTACACCGGCGAGAAGACCGCGCTGAAGGGTGCGCAGTTCCAGATCTTCACGAGCGAGGCCGATGCGATCGCGAAGTCGGATGCCGTCGTGGTCGACGGCAAGGCGACCTTCACGTCGCCGGAGGACGGCATGATCGTGGTTCCCGGTCTGAAGGCCGGCGTGAGCGGCACCGACTACTGGATCGTCGAGACCCAGGCGCCGGTGGGATACACCGCGACCGCCGCACCGACCAAGGTGACCGTCAAGACGGGCGACATCGCCGGCGCGCAGGTCGTGAAGGTGCACAACTCGCAGGTTCCGGCGTACGCCCTGCCGCTCACCGGTGGCAACGGCCCGCTGATGTTCGCGACGGGTGGTGGAGCGCTCGTGCTCGTCGCCGTCGGAGCCGCCTTCGTGATCGCCCGGCGCAAGGCCGCCGCCGTCCGCGCCTGA
- a CDS encoding class C sortase yields MTLIAPAAADSSTPSSRRAERALRPRWRLPVLPLAIAVVCLLGILILMYPSVAGWFSQYEQSRMIDEYSTEVEVLGPEGVAGEIERAHAYNTDLVGGASVAAGERLPVVDGAAVDNDYSSLLSADDQGLMARLRVPSIGVDLPIYHGVSEAVLQRGVGHLEGTALPVGGEDTHAVLTAHRGLASSTLFTNLDQVDEGDLFSIEVFGDVLTYRVISTQVVAPSETETLYPLVGEDLVTLVTCTPLGINSHRILVTGERILPTPPAEVAQAGQTPDIPGFPWWTLILAAAALTLGLYVWWSGRPARRRRSRSAGKP; encoded by the coding sequence GTGACACTGATCGCCCCTGCTGCTGCCGACTCGTCGACGCCGTCCTCGCGACGAGCGGAGCGGGCGCTGCGTCCGCGGTGGCGGCTTCCGGTACTCCCGCTCGCCATCGCCGTCGTCTGCCTTCTCGGCATCCTGATCCTGATGTATCCCTCCGTGGCGGGATGGTTCTCGCAGTACGAGCAGTCGCGCATGATCGACGAGTACTCGACCGAGGTCGAGGTCCTGGGCCCCGAGGGTGTCGCGGGCGAGATCGAACGCGCGCACGCGTACAACACGGACCTGGTCGGCGGGGCGTCCGTGGCCGCGGGTGAGAGGCTGCCCGTTGTCGACGGCGCGGCCGTCGACAACGACTACTCCTCGCTGCTCTCGGCCGACGATCAGGGCTTGATGGCCCGCCTGCGCGTTCCCTCGATCGGCGTCGATCTGCCGATCTACCACGGCGTATCGGAGGCCGTGCTGCAGCGCGGCGTCGGGCACCTGGAGGGCACGGCGCTGCCGGTCGGTGGCGAGGACACGCACGCGGTGCTCACCGCCCACCGCGGGCTGGCGTCCTCGACGCTGTTCACGAATCTCGACCAGGTCGACGAGGGGGACCTCTTCTCGATCGAAGTGTTCGGCGACGTCCTGACCTACCGGGTCATCAGCACGCAGGTGGTCGCCCCCAGCGAGACCGAGACGCTCTACCCGCTGGTGGGCGAGGACCTCGTCACGCTGGTGACCTGCACGCCGCTGGGCATCAACAGCCATCGGATCCTGGTGACGGGCGAGCGCATCCTGCCGACACCGCCCGCCGAGGTCGCGCAGGCGGGGCAGACCCCCGATATCCCCGGGTTTCCGTGGTGGACGCTGATCCTCGCGGCGGCGGCGCTCACGCTCGGCCTGTACGTCTGGTGGTCCGGTCGACCCGCGCGCCGTCGCCGGTCTCGTAGCGCCGGGAAGCCGTGA